One window of the Tetragenococcus koreensis genome contains the following:
- the rpoE gene encoding DNA-directed RNA polymerase subunit delta, whose translation MKINVFENVNKSDLSMIEVAHAILEQKGEVMDFSDLVNDIQEYLDIPDSKIRASLAQFYTDLNTDGSFISLGENSWGLRSWYAIDSINEEVTHGLEDEDVTRRRKRKKVNAFNSGDEDVIDYNDDDPEDTDLAAVEDDELFDDDDDDEEIAEYNSDLQEIGADNTDDEEELPGNIEEDLTVVDDDEVDEDDDDEEEEQF comes from the coding sequence TTGAAAATTAATGTATTTGAAAATGTAAATAAAAGTGATCTATCGATGATCGAAGTAGCCCATGCGATTTTAGAACAAAAAGGCGAAGTAATGGATTTTTCTGACTTAGTCAATGATATTCAAGAATATTTGGATATACCTGATAGTAAAATACGAGCTTCTCTAGCACAGTTTTATACGGATTTGAACACAGATGGAAGTTTTATTTCATTAGGTGAAAATAGTTGGGGATTGCGTTCATGGTACGCGATTGATTCGATCAATGAAGAAGTAACTCATGGTCTTGAAGATGAAGACGTAACACGTCGTCGCAAACGCAAAAAAGTAAATGCCTTTAACAGTGGCGATGAAGATGTTATCGATTATAACGATGATGACCCTGAGGATACGGATTTGGCGGCTGTTGAAGATGATGAACTATTTGATGACGATGATGATGACGAAGAAATCGCTGAATACAATTCAGACTTACAAGAAATCGGCGCTGACAATACGGATGATGAAGAAGAATTACCAGGCAACATCGAAGAGGATCTGACAGTCGTTGATGATGATGAAGTGGACGAAGATGACGACGATGAAGAAGAGGAACAATTTTAA
- a CDS encoding DUF1934 domain-containing protein → MDLTKGVPVSIHLKTEVNQNDEWEKFLFDVKGQVIKMGETLYIRYKEEQEDNSEPVSVTMKIFPDGAIQLVRTGEMRTRLKFVYGQKFETSYKTPYGTIFFSTYTKDLHFSLTDQPTAGKITIAYDLSMPDQKIGSYHLLLEFSA, encoded by the coding sequence ATGGATTTAACAAAAGGTGTTCCTGTATCCATCCATTTAAAAACAGAAGTTAATCAAAATGATGAATGGGAAAAGTTTTTGTTTGACGTCAAAGGCCAAGTGATTAAAATGGGAGAGACGCTTTATATTCGTTATAAAGAAGAACAAGAGGATAACTCAGAGCCAGTATCTGTTACAATGAAAATTTTTCCTGATGGAGCTATTCAATTGGTTCGTACAGGAGAAATGCGCACGCGTTTAAAATTCGTTTATGGTCAAAAATTTGAAACAAGTTATAAAACGCCTTATGGTACTATTTTTTTCAGCACTTATACCAAAGACTTGCATTTCAGTTTAACTGACCAACCAACAGCAGGAAAAATTACAATTGCATATGATTTATCTATGCCAGATCAAAAGATCGGTAGTTATCACTTGTTACTAGAATTTTCTGCTTAG
- a CDS encoding lipoate--protein ligase family protein, with protein sequence METILLDQKVFTKETAMIPFALTDVLTETAGETNTNLLHFWQFEQTFILGMKDTRVDHLSAGIDVIKDNGYDPVIRNAGGLGVISDQGVLNISWIFPKEQISIDQAYEKMVTLIQKAIPELDIKAYEISHSYCPGKFDLSVEGKKIAGIAQRRVKEGTAVMMYLSVFGNQNKRSEIVQEFYQKSLAENYGKNGYPDVWPSSMTTLSEVLHRPLTIQETKRRFLQALKIDEPAQNALNWIEENEQANQFEKKMKSMQQRNKQLEEINHVRIL encoded by the coding sequence ATGGAGACAATACTACTTGATCAAAAAGTTTTCACTAAAGAAACTGCCATGATACCTTTTGCTTTAACGGATGTTTTAACGGAAACTGCAGGTGAAACAAACACCAACTTGCTGCACTTTTGGCAATTTGAGCAAACATTTATTTTAGGAATGAAAGATACACGCGTTGATCATTTATCCGCAGGAATAGATGTTATTAAAGACAACGGTTATGATCCAGTGATTCGAAACGCAGGTGGTTTAGGCGTTATTTCTGACCAAGGTGTATTAAATATCTCCTGGATCTTTCCTAAAGAACAAATTTCAATCGATCAAGCATACGAAAAAATGGTGACACTCATTCAAAAAGCGATTCCGGAATTGGATATCAAAGCTTATGAAATCAGTCATTCTTATTGCCCAGGTAAATTTGACCTGAGTGTAGAAGGTAAAAAAATCGCAGGAATTGCCCAACGTCGAGTAAAAGAAGGAACCGCAGTAATGATGTATTTAAGCGTTTTTGGCAATCAGAACAAGCGAAGTGAGATTGTACAGGAATTTTATCAAAAAAGCCTAGCAGAAAACTACGGTAAAAATGGTTATCCCGATGTTTGGCCTTCTTCTATGACCACTCTTTCAGAGGTTTTACATAGACCCCTTACCATCCAAGAGACAAAACGTCGCTTCCTACAAGCCTTAAAGATTGACGAGCCGGCGCAAAATGCACTAAATTGGATAGAAGAAAATGAACAAGCTAACCAATTTGAGAAAAAAATGAAAAGTATGCAACAACGAAATAAACAATTAGAGGAGATTAATCATGTCCGTATCTTATAA
- a CDS encoding HD domain-containing protein: MSVSYKYQTLPIEKVFRDPVHNYIHIDHQVILDLINSKEVQRLRRIKQLGTSSFTFHGAEHSRFSHSLGVYEITRRICNIFQQNYSIEKIGEDGWDDSQRLIALCAALLHDVGHGPYSHTFEHIFHTDHEEITVAIITSPETEVYQILNRVEAGFPEKVASIITKTYPNPQVVQMISSQIDADRMDYLLRDAYFTGTKYGTFDLTRILRVIRPYKNGIAFAMNGMHAVEDYIVSRYQMYVQVYFHPSSRGMEVVLEHLLNRAHDLFPKEAPMFQSNAQLLVPFFKENFSLNDYLRLDDGVLNTAFNLWTELNDSILSDLANRFLNRKPLKSCRFEPGTQGQLIDTMKQIVEKAGFNPEYYTALNSSYDLPYDFYQPKLEKHRTQIELQQNDGTLVELSQISHLVAALAGQEQGDHRFYFPKEMIDPRLQNDSDLFGETYRLFASHIYNGALI; encoded by the coding sequence ATGTCCGTATCTTATAAATATCAGACACTGCCGATCGAAAAAGTGTTTCGCGATCCGGTACACAATTATATCCACATTGATCATCAAGTAATCCTTGATTTAATTAATTCAAAAGAAGTACAACGTTTGCGTCGAATCAAACAATTGGGAACTTCTTCTTTTACCTTTCATGGTGCCGAACACAGTCGTTTTTCGCATTCTTTAGGTGTTTATGAAATCACTCGTCGGATTTGTAATATATTTCAACAAAATTATTCAATTGAAAAAATTGGCGAAGATGGCTGGGATGATTCGCAGAGGCTAATTGCTTTATGCGCAGCACTTTTACATGATGTTGGACATGGCCCTTATTCGCATACCTTTGAACATATTTTCCATACTGATCACGAAGAAATCACAGTGGCAATTATTACATCACCTGAAACAGAAGTCTACCAAATATTGAACCGTGTTGAAGCTGGCTTTCCAGAAAAAGTTGCCAGCATTATCACTAAAACTTATCCTAACCCACAAGTAGTACAAATGATTTCTAGCCAAATCGATGCCGATCGGATGGATTATTTATTACGTGATGCTTATTTTACCGGGACCAAATATGGTACTTTTGATTTAACTAGGATTCTACGAGTAATTCGTCCTTACAAAAATGGGATTGCCTTTGCTATGAACGGTATGCATGCAGTGGAAGATTATATCGTATCAAGGTACCAAATGTATGTTCAAGTTTACTTTCACCCTAGTTCAAGAGGAATGGAAGTCGTTTTAGAACATCTATTGAATCGTGCACATGACCTTTTCCCAAAAGAAGCGCCAATGTTCCAAAGTAATGCGCAGTTGCTAGTGCCTTTTTTCAAAGAAAATTTTTCATTAAACGACTATTTACGCTTGGACGATGGTGTATTGAATACAGCGTTTAATCTTTGGACGGAATTAAATGACTCAATTTTAAGCGATCTGGCGAACCGTTTCTTAAATCGTAAACCACTAAAATCTTGTCGTTTTGAACCAGGCACACAGGGTCAATTAATTGATACGATGAAACAAATTGTAGAAAAAGCTGGCTTTAACCCCGAGTATTATACTGCTCTTAACTCCAGTTATGATCTGCCTTATGATTTTTACCAACCGAAGCTAGAAAAACATCGGACACAAATTGAATTACAGCAAAATGATGGCACCTTAGTTGAATTGTCACAAATTAGTCATTTAGTTGCCGCATTAGCTGGACAAGAGCAAGGCGATCATCGTTTTTATTTTCCTAAAGAAATGATTGACCCAAGATTACAAAATGACTCTGATCTGTTTGGCGAAACGTACCGTTTATTTGCCTCGCACATTTACAACGGCGCGTTGATTTAA
- a CDS encoding NUDIX hydrolase has translation MKEAVFGKKEEGKNYQARYGAYIVIHRNEKKEVILVQAPNGAFFLPGGEIEKDETHAETIAREMLEEVGFSVEIGAYLGEAKEYFYSSHRDTYFAHPGYFYVADQWEKVAEPTEKNNQLHWVTPDDAMLLLKRGSHRWAMQKWMKHNL, from the coding sequence ATGAAAGAAGCTGTTTTTGGCAAGAAAGAAGAAGGAAAGAATTATCAAGCTCGTTATGGAGCGTATATTGTGATTCACCGTAATGAAAAAAAAGAGGTCATTTTAGTACAAGCCCCTAATGGCGCTTTCTTTTTACCAGGTGGCGAGATTGAAAAAGATGAAACGCATGCTGAAACGATTGCTCGGGAAATGTTAGAGGAAGTCGGCTTCAGTGTGGAAATTGGCGCTTATTTAGGCGAAGCCAAAGAATATTTTTACTCTAGTCATCGTGATACATATTTTGCACATCCGGGCTATTTTTACGTTGCAGATCAGTGGGAAAAAGTTGCTGAACCTACCGAAAAAAATAATCAACTTCACTGGGTTACTCCTGATGATGCCATGCTTTTATTAAAAAGAGGCAGTCATCGTTGGGCAATGCAAAAATGGATGAAACATAATTTATAA
- a CDS encoding VOC family protein, translating to MRMAHTCVRVKNLNESIEFYENAFGFVESSRKDFPEAEFTLVYLSLPNDNYELELTYNYDHAAYDLGDGYGHIAIATEDVQALHDKHAADGFDVTDLKGLPGVPPSYYFIKDPDGYKIEVIKED from the coding sequence ATGAGAATGGCACATACATGCGTACGTGTAAAGAATCTAAACGAGTCAATTGAATTTTATGAAAATGCTTTTGGCTTTGTAGAGTCTAGCCGCAAAGATTTTCCAGAGGCAGAATTTACACTAGTTTATTTATCTTTACCAAATGATAACTATGAGCTAGAGTTGACCTACAATTACGATCATGCAGCTTATGATTTAGGCGATGGCTATGGTCATATCGCTATTGCGACTGAAGACGTCCAAGCACTACATGATAAACACGCAGCGGATGGCTTTGACGTAACAGATCTAAAAGGCCTTCCTGGAGTTCCTCCTTCTTATTATTTCATTAAAGACCCTGATGGTTATAAGATTGAAGTCATTAAAGAAGATTAA
- a CDS encoding alpha/beta hydrolase → MKKKKTIVRRDLLGLGLVSYLLFRNQPETIVLKETVPEKTVPSSLEQIMQEDVYLIADDGLPLALTVFQPKNRNIKAVVQVVHGILEHRLRYQHFASFLAENGFAVVLSDNRGHGDSVDNKNPLGQMPSVKRMLNDQLKITQFINDRFPDLSVYLYGHSYGSVLARLYLQKNDLNIAKLLMTGTAQYEKKAKYGVVLALFADLLAGKQSYSWVLKKLSNFGSTDKTWLTNDEVQVEKALRDPRMLPGYNNIGVTTIWESVRRLKDVGLFTCQNPELPILSVTGAEDVAITGGKKGLLDTKRTLLQIGYQNVEMLDFPDMKHEVIHEINQDLVYQTILDFFDE, encoded by the coding sequence TTGAAAAAGAAAAAAACCATTGTTAGACGTGATTTACTTGGTTTGGGTTTGGTTAGTTATTTATTGTTTAGAAATCAACCAGAAACAATTGTATTAAAAGAAACTGTGCCAGAAAAGACTGTTCCCAGTTCTTTGGAGCAAATCATGCAAGAAGATGTTTATCTGATTGCTGATGATGGACTGCCTTTGGCCCTGACGGTATTTCAACCAAAAAATCGAAACATAAAAGCCGTTGTACAAGTGGTTCATGGGATATTGGAACATCGACTGAGATATCAGCATTTCGCTTCATTTTTAGCGGAAAATGGTTTTGCAGTTGTTCTAAGTGATAATCGCGGTCATGGTGATTCGGTGGATAACAAAAACCCTTTAGGACAGATGCCCAGCGTGAAACGGATGCTTAATGATCAACTTAAGATTACTCAGTTTATCAACGATCGTTTTCCTGATTTGTCAGTTTATCTGTATGGTCATTCTTACGGTTCAGTTTTAGCACGTTTGTATTTACAAAAAAATGATCTCAACATTGCTAAATTATTAATGACAGGCACTGCTCAATATGAGAAAAAAGCAAAATATGGTGTAGTACTTGCCCTTTTTGCTGATCTATTAGCAGGGAAGCAAAGCTATTCTTGGGTGTTGAAAAAATTATCAAATTTTGGTTCGACAGATAAAACCTGGCTGACAAATGATGAAGTACAAGTGGAAAAGGCATTGCGTGATCCGCGAATGCTTCCTGGTTATAACAACATTGGTGTTACGACGATCTGGGAAAGCGTTCGCCGACTGAAAGATGTCGGTTTATTTACTTGTCAAAATCCTGAGTTGCCGATTTTGAGTGTCACTGGAGCAGAGGATGTAGCAATTACAGGCGGAAAGAAAGGATTACTTGACACCAAGAGAACCTTACTTCAAATTGGCTACCAAAATGTTGAAATGCTAGATTTTCCTGATATGAAACACGAAGTGATTCATGAGATCAATCAAGATCTCGTCTATCAAACAATCTTAGATTTTTTTGACGAATAA
- the trxA gene encoding thioredoxin, with amino-acid sequence MTQTVTDKNFNVETEKGLVMIDFWATWCGPCRMQAPILEQVEGEYDEDEFRVVKIDVDENPDVPASFGIMSIPTLILKKDGEVVDKAIGVQTKDQLEAMISSHM; translated from the coding sequence ATGACACAAACAGTGACAGATAAAAATTTTAATGTGGAAACAGAAAAAGGTTTAGTAATGATTGATTTTTGGGCAACATGGTGTGGTCCTTGTAGAATGCAAGCACCTATTTTAGAACAAGTTGAAGGAGAATACGACGAAGATGAATTTCGCGTAGTCAAAATTGATGTGGATGAAAATCCAGATGTACCTGCTAGTTTTGGTATTATGAGTATTCCAACATTGATTCTAAAAAAAGATGGCGAAGTCGTTGATAAAGCGATTGGTGTTCAAACAAAAGACCAATTAGAAGCCATGATTTCTTCTCACATGTAA
- a CDS encoding endonuclease MutS2, with protein sequence MNELNKDILTTLEFNQVKSQIVQHLVTDQGKEELQRLVPVKDKLVITSYLEETDDAMKVLRLRGGIPIPKVENIQPHMKRIEIGADLNGVELAQISRVLSTAAEVDRFLAEFKEDETQFYRLYDWQEQLTALPVLRKRLKAAIDEDGRVTDDASAEIKNIRRNIARSEQSIRENLDGIIHGKQARYLSDALVTMRNERYVIPVRQENRNVFGGVVHDQSSSGQTLFIEPGQVVELNNRLRQYQIAERDEVARILAELSAELVPSRKEILHNAYVIGKFDFMNAKARFAKDLKAVVPVINQENHVYFKEARHPLLDQSKVVANDIMIGEDYQAVVITGPNTGGKTITLKTLGLLQLMGQAGLPIPAGEDSQMGIFNEVFADIGDEQSIEQNLSTFSSHMTTIVEVLEKVDENSLVLFDELGAGTDPQEGAALAIAILDDLAAKQAYVMATTHYPELKVYGYNRPKTVNASVEFDVDTLRPTYKLLIGVPGRSNAFEISRRLGLRSTLIDSAKQIMDGESQDLNEMITDLENRRKMAETEYLELRHYVSESEQLHKELQEAYQYFYEERENELAKARNKANDIVEQAKDKSDEIISNLRKMQQQSGQKNVKENELIQAKSELNQLQQPEDHLKKNKVLQKAKKEKQFKAGDEVLVIPYNQRGDLLDKVGKNKWQVQLGILKMDVDEEDLQAVAPKEPETPKRHVSTLNSTGSHVSSQLDLRGKHYEDALNELDQYLDAAILAGYPQVTIVHGKGTGALRKGVLDYLKNHRSVKSFEFAPANQGGNGATEVKFK encoded by the coding sequence ATGAACGAATTAAATAAGGATATTCTAACTACCTTAGAATTTAACCAAGTGAAATCACAAATTGTACAACATCTGGTAACAGATCAGGGAAAAGAAGAACTGCAGCGCTTAGTACCAGTAAAAGATAAACTTGTGATTACTTCTTATTTAGAAGAAACAGATGATGCGATGAAAGTTCTCCGTTTGCGTGGAGGAATTCCAATTCCTAAAGTTGAAAATATTCAACCTCACATGAAAAGAATTGAAATTGGCGCTGATTTGAATGGTGTTGAGTTAGCCCAAATTTCACGCGTTTTATCAACAGCTGCAGAAGTAGATCGTTTTTTAGCAGAATTTAAAGAAGACGAAACTCAGTTTTATCGTTTATATGATTGGCAAGAACAATTAACAGCATTGCCGGTCTTAAGAAAACGCCTGAAGGCTGCGATTGATGAGGACGGACGGGTCACAGATGATGCATCTGCTGAGATAAAAAACATTCGTCGCAACATTGCACGCAGCGAACAAAGTATTCGGGAAAACCTAGATGGGATTATTCATGGAAAGCAGGCCCGTTATCTTAGTGATGCGCTTGTTACCATGCGTAATGAGCGTTATGTGATTCCTGTAAGGCAAGAAAACCGCAATGTGTTTGGTGGTGTGGTTCATGACCAGAGCTCTTCTGGACAAACCCTTTTTATTGAACCTGGACAGGTAGTAGAATTAAATAATCGTTTACGGCAATATCAAATTGCTGAAAGAGATGAAGTTGCTCGTATTTTAGCTGAATTATCAGCAGAGCTAGTGCCTAGTCGTAAGGAAATTTTGCATAATGCTTATGTAATTGGAAAATTTGACTTTATGAATGCTAAGGCACGATTTGCTAAAGACTTAAAAGCCGTGGTGCCAGTCATTAACCAAGAAAATCATGTGTATTTTAAAGAGGCAAGGCATCCGCTTTTAGATCAATCCAAAGTGGTAGCCAATGATATTATGATTGGTGAAGACTATCAAGCTGTAGTTATTACAGGGCCAAATACGGGAGGAAAAACAATTACCCTAAAAACATTAGGCTTACTACAGTTAATGGGGCAAGCAGGCCTACCCATTCCGGCTGGCGAAGATAGTCAAATGGGAATTTTTAATGAAGTATTTGCAGATATTGGCGATGAACAATCGATTGAACAAAATTTATCAACCTTTTCTTCTCATATGACAACGATTGTTGAAGTATTAGAAAAAGTAGATGAAAATAGTTTGGTTTTATTTGATGAATTAGGTGCTGGAACTGATCCACAAGAAGGCGCGGCTTTAGCAATTGCGATTTTAGACGATTTGGCTGCTAAACAAGCATATGTTATGGCAACTACACACTATCCTGAACTAAAAGTTTATGGTTATAATCGTCCTAAAACAGTAAATGCTTCTGTGGAATTTGATGTGGACACCCTAAGGCCCACTTATAAGCTGTTAATTGGTGTGCCAGGACGCAGTAATGCTTTTGAGATTTCGCGACGTTTAGGTTTAAGATCAACGCTTATTGATTCCGCTAAGCAAATTATGGATGGTGAAAGTCAAGATCTAAATGAAATGATTACGGATTTAGAAAACCGTCGTAAAATGGCTGAAACTGAATATTTGGAATTAAGACATTATGTTAGCGAATCAGAACAATTGCATAAGGAGCTACAAGAGGCTTACCAATATTTTTATGAAGAAAGAGAAAATGAGTTAGCCAAAGCCCGTAACAAAGCGAATGATATTGTTGAACAAGCAAAAGATAAATCAGATGAAATTATCTCAAATCTGCGGAAAATGCAACAGCAAAGTGGTCAAAAAAATGTGAAGGAAAATGAATTAATTCAGGCGAAGAGTGAATTAAATCAATTGCAGCAACCAGAAGACCACTTGAAAAAGAATAAAGTTTTACAAAAGGCCAAAAAAGAAAAACAATTTAAAGCAGGCGATGAAGTTTTAGTGATTCCTTATAATCAACGAGGCGATCTATTAGATAAAGTAGGAAAAAATAAATGGCAGGTTCAATTAGGTATTTTAAAAATGGATGTGGATGAAGAAGATCTGCAGGCTGTTGCGCCTAAAGAACCAGAAACGCCTAAACGTCATGTATCTACATTGAATTCTACTGGTTCACATGTTTCTAGCCAGTTGGATTTACGGGGAAAACATTATGAAGATGCTTTAAATGAACTTGATCAATATTTGGACGCGGCGATTTTAGCTGGTTATCCGCAAGTGACTATCGTCCATGGAAAAGGAACAGGCGCTTTACGAAAAGGCGTGCTGGATTATCTGAAAAACCATCGCAGTGTGAAAAGCTTTGAATTTGCTCCGGCAAATCAAGGGGGAAATGGAGCAACTGAAGTTAAATTTAAATAA
- a CDS encoding CvpA family protein has translation MIGFIIFLLLLFSFYNGARRATALQLVYTVGCILSFFLAMSVYEEWGEKIELYVPYLSVTPETEMVYYSQELSFGLDKAYYAAVAFIGWLVFGWLLTKLVLVFVRNLRFKRVLEDDWLVAGILNTVLMYITILLCLKLLTMLPIDAIQNIFTRSFTADLIVDKTPFLSNMLDKLWITNIV, from the coding sequence ATGATCGGATTTATAATCTTTTTACTATTATTATTTTCTTTTTATAATGGTGCAAGGCGAGCAACAGCTTTACAGCTAGTATATACTGTAGGTTGTATCCTTTCTTTTTTTCTTGCCATGAGCGTTTATGAAGAATGGGGCGAAAAAATTGAATTATATGTACCATATTTATCTGTAACACCGGAGACAGAGATGGTTTATTACAGTCAAGAATTGTCATTTGGCCTAGATAAAGCATATTATGCAGCCGTTGCTTTTATTGGCTGGTTAGTTTTCGGCTGGCTACTTACCAAGTTAGTTTTGGTTTTTGTCAGGAACCTTCGTTTCAAGCGGGTACTTGAAGATGATTGGCTAGTTGCAGGAATCCTGAATACGGTATTGATGTATATAACAATTTTATTATGTTTAAAACTTTTAACGATGTTGCCAATTGATGCCATTCAAAATATATTTACTAGAAGTTTCACTGCTGATTTGATTGTCGATAAGACGCCATTTTTATCTAACATGCTTGATAAATTATGGATAACCAATATTGTTTGA
- the zapA gene encoding cell division protein ZapA, translated as MAKQKNRFKAVIENQNYTIISKESPKHMKMVTELVNDQLKEIKKMSSQMENEQAAILLAINAVSDQLKKQEELLKIKEENDTLHKKAIKVTELENQVQRIEKIEQEAKEVLEKQGKTDVEINNHVEAQQILNENRKQSIQQKVTQG; from the coding sequence TTGGCAAAGCAGAAGAATCGTTTTAAAGCGGTGATTGAAAATCAGAACTACACCATTATCAGTAAAGAAAGTCCAAAGCACATGAAAATGGTAACTGAGCTTGTCAACGATCAGCTCAAAGAGATCAAGAAAATGTCTTCGCAAATGGAGAATGAACAAGCAGCGATTCTGCTTGCCATCAATGCGGTGTCAGATCAGTTAAAAAAACAAGAAGAATTATTGAAAATAAAAGAGGAAAATGACACGTTACATAAAAAAGCAATTAAAGTAACGGAACTTGAAAACCAGGTTCAACGCATCGAAAAGATTGAGCAAGAAGCAAAAGAAGTATTGGAAAAACAAGGAAAAACTGACGTGGAGATTAATAACCATGTAGAAGCACAACAAATATTAAATGAAAACCGCAAGCAGAGTATTCAACAAAAAGTAACTCAGGGCTAG
- the rnhC gene encoding ribonuclease HIII codes for MGTTVVKLTTQKLKDAALYYKPYTTPRKIPYAAFFAKKDGITITAYNSGKVMFQGDNEEKEASLWQNGQVDKPKHTASLPADFAQKSIIGSDEVGNGSYFGPLVVCAVYADKTHLKPLKQLGVKDSKMLSDTQILTLAPKIKELVPYQKLVVTPQKYNQIQPKYNAVHMKVVLHNQCIQLLLQKISPKVPEAILIDQFAKETTYRKYLKTEENPVTQNLYFITKGEQYHLAVAAASIICRAEFLDSLKQQSQEVGIELPSGAGSKSDKQAAKVIKKGGVELLAHHAKLHFKNTEKAKKMVQN; via the coding sequence ATGGGAACAACCGTCGTTAAGCTAACTACACAGAAATTAAAAGATGCTGCACTATATTATAAACCTTATACAACACCACGTAAGATTCCTTACGCCGCTTTTTTCGCTAAAAAAGATGGGATCACTATTACCGCCTACAATTCTGGGAAAGTAATGTTTCAAGGGGATAACGAGGAGAAAGAAGCCTCGTTATGGCAAAACGGACAAGTAGATAAACCGAAACACACAGCCAGCCTACCTGCTGATTTCGCTCAAAAAAGTATTATTGGCAGCGATGAAGTCGGTAATGGCAGTTATTTTGGTCCTTTAGTCGTTTGTGCTGTCTATGCGGATAAAACACACTTAAAACCGCTAAAACAACTAGGTGTCAAAGACTCTAAAATGCTAAGTGACACGCAAATTTTGACACTTGCTCCTAAAATAAAAGAATTAGTCCCTTATCAAAAACTAGTGGTTACGCCGCAAAAATATAATCAAATACAGCCAAAGTATAATGCTGTACACATGAAAGTCGTCTTGCATAATCAATGTATTCAACTATTATTACAAAAAATTAGTCCTAAAGTACCCGAAGCGATCTTAATTGACCAGTTTGCTAAAGAAACCACCTATCGCAAGTATTTAAAAACCGAAGAAAATCCAGTGACTCAAAACCTTTATTTTATTACTAAAGGCGAACAATACCATTTGGCTGTCGCAGCAGCTTCGATTATTTGTCGTGCAGAATTTTTGGATTCGCTCAAACAACAATCTCAAGAAGTGGGTATCGAACTCCCCTCTGGAGCAGGTTCGAAATCTGATAAGCAAGCAGCCAAAGTCATAAAAAAAGGCGGCGTTGAGTTACTAGCTCATCATGCGAAACTACACTTTAAAAATACTGAGAAGGCAAAGAAAATGGTACAAAACTAA
- a CDS encoding chromate transporter translates to MIYLQLFYEFFKTGLFSVGGGLATMPFLYDMADRTGWFTYGQLADMIAISESTPGAIGINMATYVGYLTVGPVGGIIATVGLVSPAIIIIMIIGGFLTKFRNNFYVDAVFYGLRPASTALIAAAGFSVVWMDLFDSSQLFAGNWFGFINWKSLVLAIVLFFAMRHKLFKNLHPVIFIALSALIGIVFQFG, encoded by the coding sequence ATGATTTATTTACAACTTTTTTATGAGTTTTTTAAGACTGGATTATTTTCTGTTGGTGGTGGGCTTGCTACGATGCCTTTTTTATATGACATGGCCGATCGAACGGGCTGGTTTACCTATGGTCAGCTAGCTGATATGATTGCCATTTCTGAATCAACGCCAGGCGCAATCGGAATAAATATGGCGACTTATGTCGGCTATTTAACTGTTGGCCCTGTTGGCGGTATTATTGCCACGGTGGGGCTTGTTTCGCCTGCCATCATCATTATTATGATCATTGGTGGTTTTTTAACGAAATTTCGCAATAATTTTTATGTTGATGCCGTATTTTACGGATTAAGACCTGCTTCGACTGCGCTTATCGCAGCAGCTGGATTTTCTGTTGTATGGATGGACCTGTTTGACAGTTCGCAGCTTTTTGCAGGTAACTGGTTCGGGTTTATTAACTGGAAGTCGCTTGTTTTAGCCATTGTTTTATTTTTTGCCATGAGGCACAAGCTGTTTAAAAACCTGCATCCAGTTATTTTCATTGCTTTATCGGCTCTTATCGGTATCGTCTTTCAATTTGGTTAA